The nucleotide sequence TGTGAGGATTCTTTGTTAAGAAAATTTGATGTTAATCAAGATTATTTGTGGCTTTAGAATTCTTCTAGAGGCAAATCAGGTGGGATTTTAGTTGGTGTTCTGTTAGAAAGAATTGACATGGGTTCTTTCAAAAAAGGAGAATTTAAGACCCAATTGAATGTGGGATAAAGTGTTAAAAATCAAATGGAATCGGCTTGTGGTATATGAAGCAGCTCATGAGGAGAATAAAAATGTTTTTCTTTCTGAATTGTCTCATTTTTGTGCTAATAACGTTGAGGCTTTGCTAATTGGTGTCGATTTTAATATTATTAGatattttgaagaaaaaaaaataacatGGATGGAGTACATACCTCTTTTCAACTCTTTGATTCATTTCTATGAGTTAAGGGAGTTGAACATGAATGGTGGGATGTTTACATGGTCAAACAATTAGGATCCCCCAACTCTGGTTAAACTTGACAGAATTTTAGTAACCAAAGAATAGGAGGACATTTTTCCTCGGGTAGTGGTTACATCTGGGAAGTGTGATGGTTTGCCACATATATAGTTTAAATTTGACTCGAATTGGTTACAAAACCCTAACTTTTTTGTTCTGGTAGAAAAGATATGGAGCAAACCGTGTAGAGCTAAAACTGCTCTAGATAAGATTCAGCAAAAACCTCCAAGGTGAattgagaaagaaaagaaaagtttaTCAAAAAAAATTGGCGGAACTAGAAGCTATTGAAGAAGGGAATGGGTTGTCTAATGATCAATTGGATAGAAAAACTTGGTTGTTATGTGAAAATCTTAAGTGTCTTGAACAAGAAGAAATGTATTGGTTTGAAAGAAGTCACCAGACTTGGCTTCTCAAAGGAGACAACAACACCTCCTAGTTTCTTAAGTGTGCaaatgggagaaagagaaaaaaataagATTATTAGTTTAGAAAAAGATGGCCAGGTAATTGAAGGTGATGATAAACTATTAGAACATGCAACTGAATATTATTCTGAGCAATTTGGCACACCCATTGAATATGAAGTTCAAATGGATCCCTCTATCTGGGAGGATGCTCCAAAAGTCTCTTCAAATGATAACATCATCTTATGTAGGCCTTTTACGGAAACTGAAATCAAAGAAGCTTTGTGGCAAATGGATACAATAAAGCAGCTGGACCTGATAAAATTCCCATTGAGTTTTTTCAAAGTTGCTGGGAGATAGTTAGATTGGATATTATTCAGTTGTATGATGATTTTTACTACCATAAAGTAGATGTTAGCAGGATGAATTATGGCATTATAACCCTGTTACCAAAAGTGAAAGATGCTAGTAAGATTCAACAATTTCGACCCATCTGTTTATTGAATTGCCTGTATAAACTGATCACTAAAACTCTGACTATCAGGCTGGAAGCTGTTGCTGATAAGTTAATTCATAATACCCAAATTGCCTTGATGAAAAAAGAAATATTGTGTCTGGGATAATGTGCTTGCATGAAATTTTACATgagaccaaaagaaggaaagaaatATGAGTTATCttgaaaatagattttgaaaaggcATATGACAAGATAAACTGGAACCTATTGTTTACTTGTCTAGAAAAAAGAGGTTTTGATAAGAAATGGTGTGAGTGGATAAAAAAAGTGATTTCTAGGGGACTGTCAGTGTGAATGTTAACAACAAAATTGGTTCATACATTAAAATCTTTAAAGGTGTTAGGCAAGGTGATCCATTATTGCCAAACATATTCAATTTTGTCGTGGACGGTTTAACCAGAATGGTACATAAGGCTCAAGAATATGGTCTGATAACTGGTCTAATTAGTCATATCATCCCTAATGGTGTGGCTATTTTACAGTATGCGGACGATACCATTATTTTCTTGAAACATGATCTGACTGGAGCAATACATATGAAGTTACTCTTATATCTATTTGAGATGCTTGCTGGTTTGAAGATTAATTTCAACATGAGTGAAATCTTGATGATCAACGATGATGAAAGTCGGGGGACTCAGTATGCTGACATTTTTAACTGCCAAGTGGGCTTGTTTCCAATTAAGTACCTAGGGGTACATGTTAATCCAAGTAGGTTAAAAGTGATTGATTGACTTCCTTTAGTTGAGAAAGGGAATAAAAGGTTAGATGTTTGGAAAGGGTGGACCCTATCACATGTCTTATAAGTGCTAGTCTGAACAATTCCCCTATGTATCACATGTCTGTCTACCTACTTCCTAAGACTATCATTAAGAATATGGATAAAATTAGAAGATCTTTTTTCTGGCAAGGTGGTGGGGCAAAAAAGAAATATCATCTTGTTAAATGGGAAACTATTTGTAAAAGTTAGAAATATGGAGGTTTGGGGATTAAGGATTTGAGAAAAATGAATATTAGTTTGTTACGCAAATGGTGGTGGAAGCTAGAGAAGGAGAAAGGCCTCTGGCAGGAGATAGTGAAATTTAAATATTTGAAGAATCAATCAATTCATGAGGTTGGAGATAAACTTAATGACTCTCCAATGTGCTCTGACGTTTTGAAAAtcaaacacatttacttacaggGGAGAAGTGTCTCTATTGGTAATGGAATGATGACTAAATTTTGGCTTGATCCATGGGTGTATAAGGAACCTGTATCTGTTATTGCTCCTATTCTGTTTGAACTGTGTGATAATAAGAACATCCCTGTTGCATAAACCTTAAAGGGTACACAGATCCACTTTAGGAGATGGCAGTTTGATGATCTTAGGATTGCATGGAATATTATTTGGCAGGATGCTTTGAAATTTCAATTAACAACTAATGATGATTCTGTTATCTGGTTGACAGGAAAAAGTGGCAAGTTCGCTGTAAAGTCGGTTTACAATGCTCTTACTAAATCTTCATCTAAGGCCTGTCATAAGAGAATTTGGAAAGGTaaaattccaaaaaaaaatcaaattttcctTTGGCTAATGACTAACAATGCAATTTTAACCAGAGATAACTTAAAGAAAAGAAAGTGGCAAGGTGACCCAAATTGTGTTTTTTTTTGTGACCGTGAGGAAATTATTTCACATCTGTTTTTCCAGTGTCCTGTAGCCAAAGTGATCTGGGGTATTATAGCTAAATGCTTTGCCACACATAACATTCCCATGAACTTGCAATAGTGTTGGTTATGGTGTGAGAAATGGTTGCCTTTTGGAAAGAAATACCACCCATGGGGGATGCAGCCATTTGTTGGGCAATTTGGAAATGTAGAAACAGAGCAGTTTTTGGCAGGAAACTAATAAAAAATCCTCTTGAGATTATCTACCACGCTTGTGCACTCATGTCATATTGTTTAGGTCTTTATGCAGAACTAGACCAAGAATAGCTGGTGCAGGGGGCAAACACAATGCTTTGGGTGGCTAAGGAGGTCGTAGCTGCTATGACTACAAGACAGGTGAATCATCTGCTACTCCAAGACGGTGAATGCTCAGAGCATGAAGATGATCCTATGTGAGAAGTTGGCGCCTTATCTGGTGGTGTTCAGGATAGTCTAAGCAAGGATGCTTTTGCTGCCTGTGGATAGTTCTAGCTGGGATCATGGATTAGCCTTTTTAAATTCTCCCTTCGGTTAGAGGTTCCCTTTTGCTGAATAGGTCATGGTTTCTGTTAGGTCCTTGATCATGTTTCGATGCTTAAATACCCTGCGTGGTTTTCTGCATCGTCAAACCCTTGGTTCTGGTACTATCTGTAATCTCTCTGAATGGTTTTGTATTTCCGTTCATCGTAATGGAAATGGGTGGTTCCCGCATCGAAAAAAAGTCCTTGCTATTTCAGTCTCAATTCCACTCAGTCATCTAGGTTCATAACAAATTGGAATTAGGAGCCTTTGGTTCATAGAAGCCGACCAAACACGAGAAGGTGATGACTACATTGGAGGAGTTGTCCAAGCAGTTCGAGGGCTTTCAGGACATGATGAAGCAATCCCTGGACAAGCTCTGCGTGTTGGAGTCGTGGCACAGGGGAATAACCAAAATATGGAGTAAACTTCAGTTTAGTCCATCCAAACACCCCTTGATCATCGTGATCCCTAGCTAGCTAGCACCAGAGCAGATTTGGAAGAACCAACGACAGTTGCATTACATCCATTTTGAAACCATGAGCTTACACGTGACATGTAGCAACATCGTCTTGACTACCCACGGATGCAGATTAACTAAAGTGAGAATTGAGATAGATGTCATTCCGCACGCTCAGGCATAGTCATATCCCGGGACATGCATGGCCCGGAGTTTTATTCGCGGGAACAGAAAGGAAGCAACAAGAAACAGCGACTATTTAAAAGGTAAAATCATTTCGTATAAGCTACTTTTTCTTTTAATagaaattttatttttctttcctttaaTAATTAAGTTGCCACTTGTCAGAGTAATGATAGGTCTTTGATATATTCGGTGTGGAAATTCTCAAATAATAAGGCATTGGGAAAGTAGTTCTGTACTACATTATTAACATACATGCATAATTGTTTTTTTGCAAACTTGAATTTCCTATCTTAATGTGATAATTTCAACAATTCAATCTCTCTATTCATAGTGGGCAGACTGCAAGAAAGGAACCTAATTTGGTAAACCTTGAAGAGTACTGTAGACCACAACTATGGGACCTCGGCCGTGCTTTTGGCAAATTGAAGATGAAGTTGTAGGATGGGGCAAGGTGGTGAAGGGTGATAAGATGTGCAGGGCTGGTATTTCCTAGATAATATGAGTCAAAAAATTGCCCTTACATAATGTTTGCTCTTTTATAGACTATAATATATGGAGATTTTGTCATATATACTGAGGTTGTGCCCATTTAGTTGCTTCGCATAATTGGCCAGAAAAAATGGATATATTGATGTTATTTTTTCAACCAAACCGAATTTCAGAGCATTGCTTAAGCAAAAGATGTGCTGGGTTGATTTCATGTGAGCTCTCTCTTTTCAGTAACATTCATCTGGTGTCTCTCCTACCAACAAATTATGGCAAATATATTTGCACTTTGCAGCCGACAGTGGTTTCCTCAACCTCCCACAAGCATTTTGCTTGGTGGTCGAAGCAAGTTAAGTTGAGCACTAAACCAATTTGGTTTTTCTTGAACTGAGTAGAGAAGCACTAAACCAATTTGGTTTTTCTTGAACTGAGTAGAGAATCTCTTTGTGATCACCACTGCTATGGTTTTATGCATCCTAAGTCAACTATTTGTTCCATTTCAAAAGTAGCTACATTGAAATCTCTTGAGCTTTTGAAACCTAATCACATACTAATCTAATAATCTATCATTTTGACAATTTCGTTTGAGCCTCTTAGTTGTATTGCCttgttctattttttttttgttcccgtagcaacgcatgggCACTCAACTAGTAGAATACATAAGCGGGGCGAGCTTCGGTGGGCGGCTGGAGGCTCGTCCATGGCTGGGGCGGGCGTCTCACGGTCCTGCGACGGAGGTCCTGCGAGCTCCCGTGGTGGGCCATGGCGGTCTGCGTGCTCCGGTGGCGGGCGGCGCGGCCACGGAACGCTGGCGGCCGGCGGCACAGCCACGGAAGCGGGAGGAGCTCGGACCAATAAAAACTGAAATTACAAATTGAAATtacaaaatgaaattaaaaactGAAATTGCTAGCTAAAATtaaaaactaaaaataaaaacTGAAATTTGGAACTGAAATCACAATAAAATAGGGCGAAGTTCTCAGACCAATGCCGGATACTGCTTCGCTTGCAGTCTAACACGCCTCTTATAGTCTGTAGGATCCTGCAAAGCCAAATAAAATGTTACAAACGTGATTGGCTATCTGAACTTCAAAACTAAAAGGAGTAAGGTTTTGGGCAAACAATATCTTTGTTGTGGTCCATCAATTTTGACTAACCTGGATAAAAAGGTGATAGCCATCTGTTTGAGCAGGGTCAGCAGGATTTGGCTGATCTAGCAAGTCCTGGATACCGATGAAAACCTGCATAACAGTAATAGCTGGTCTCCAACCCTGACTGAATTTTTTTTGGAACAGTAAGGCCATGAAATCAGTATAGCATCACACAGGGCTATGAAAATGGTTGCAAAGCTTAAGCTGTCCTCGTTAAGGATTGAAAGGCAGACTATTCCAGAAGGATAGACATTTGGGAGGAAGAAACCCTGAGGGAACTTGCACTTGGGAGGCTTGCTGGGGTAATCCTCACTGAAATGAAGTGTTAGAGGGAAGTATCCACCTTCCCAATCAGTCTGGCAAAGAAATAAAGATGGTAATCAGTATAAAGTTCAAACTGCACTATCTTATTACAGACAGCTCAGTTAAACATCATCACAATAATATGGAAACAACTGCTAACTAAGTTGGTGAAAATCCTATCCTTGCACAAGAATTCAATGGTGTAACCTGAAACAAATAACTAAAAGCATCCAATACAGATAACAAGTAAAATGAAAAATGTAGTTCATCAATCGAAAGAAAAGAACCTATTCAGACCTAGTTATACCTTCATTGCTCACACTTAATAGTGGAAAGAGCAAATGAGTTAAAATTGAATTGGCTATGATCAGATTTCAGGTCTCACTACAAGCTGGCTGACAGGACTCACTAATTTACCAGAATTGCAATGAATATATCAAGAGATATAGAATACACATTGGAAAACCATTGATTGACAAAAAGTGACAACAAAAATAATGTAAATGAAATTGACAAATAATAACTAAAAACTAAAGAAGAcaaaatgaaaaataaaatagaGCTCTGAAATCATAACGCAAGGTAATGCCAATAGCAATTGAGTAACTTGCCACAACAATAggactgaaatgaaattttcattTTTATGTAACTTGCTGCATGCTAAGAAATTTCAATTTTCAAATGAAATCCTGCAGACTACAGCGTATACCAGCACAGATCAAGGCGCGTGGGTCGCCTGGTCCTATTAGGATAAGCTCTGTGCAATTTGGCAAATCCACAAGCGAAGCATCTTCAGAACATTCCTTTGCAGAGCAATGCGAGGTGCCTGCTTCATGTATTGATTCAGTTGACTATATGGATGTTGATACTGAAGCTGGCGCAGAAGTTGAGAGATGGGACGAACAAAGACCTGTCTTAGATGATTCAGTTGGAAGGCGGAATAATAACACAGCAATTCCCACTGCGAGTGGGACCTCTTCGTGCGGGCGTGGCGGCGCAGCGCGGCGAACCCGCACACGGAGGCACCGATACGGCCGTCCGAGGCAAGCTGGAGGGCggtgaggatgaggtggaggcgaGCTGGAAGGTGGCGACCTCGACCACCTGCGGCGCTGCACGTCTGCCACCTGACGCGGCGGTCCTGGATCCGGAGCACGTGCAGCAGCAGGCTGGTGGCCGATGGGCGCAAGGACGACTAGCAGCCGGCGAGCGCAGTGGTGGTGGTAGCACATGGATGACAAGCACGGGGGTGGGTGGGTCGCTCGCCTGGCAACAAGCTCGGCGTCGGTGCCTCGGGGGCGGCCGGCGAGCGAATTCCGCAGCGGGTTGGATCGAGGGACGGGGGCGCGCggtctgctgggccggcccgttgCAGCCTGGTGTCGCGCGCTCGGCGCCGAGCGCGACGGGTAGCGCGTTAGACTTTGCGATATTTCATCTAAATCaccaaaatgaaaaagaaaagatcATGACACATGATTCTTACACCTTGTGTCAACAACAACTgctacccaaaatacaagacccattctacgtttgggtagcgctacaggtaaagggttcaatacctattttttatctttttcaataacaagacccaaaagagaaccctttctgcaaatgggtctccAGGGCAAGGTATAGCACGAATGCATTGGAtaatagtttttttttataatttatatCATTTGGGCTTTAATCTCATCAAAGAGAGGAGTCCAACGTTACAAAGAAGGTAGTCATAGTAACTCACCGTAcccacaaaaaaaaaattaaaagacaTCACGAAATAGAGTTCGACATCATTAACAAATCATAATAATATTGATGTCCATTTATAGGAGGCAAAAGAATTGCATAGCTATTGACTCTTAGTTCGGGCAAGCCAAAATCAGCAGCTCCTTCCAATCGGAGCCCCAAAACCAGTACATAACTTGCTAAATCAGAAGTGCAAAAACGGTTTTGATGATCGGGATTTATCAAAGGTGATTTTGTTTCTCGAGAGCTATAAGGCCCACAAATTAGTGGAGCACATATCAACAATTAGCAAGAGACCGATGAACTAGCATGGCTTCTTGCAGAAGCACTTGCGGTTGGACTGGCCAAGCTTGCACTCGCCATCGTCAAAGTTCTCCTTCTTGCACACCTCGGCGCATTTGTCGCTATTGAGGCAGAAGCCCTTGAACTGGAGACTCTGCGATACGCACTGGCTCTCTTCCTTCCCCTTGCTtttttcctcctcctccttcgttTTCAGTTTGTCCTTTAGCAAGGTCTGCTTGACTACTCCCATTTTGGCATCAATGGTTGCCATCTCTGCACGCACCATATTGATCAGTGATCACATTTCATTTGTCTCATTTTGTAGATTTTGCAATGTACAGATTAATCACCAAGAACAGGTCCGTGGTGACCAATCAATCTGCCTGGTACGAGTAAGATTATGGATGGCTAATGAGCAATTAACGCCTGACACCATAAGGCATAAGCTAATCACCTGCTGCGGCGAGGAGAAATAAGAAGAGCACCGCTCCGGGAGACACTGCCATCTTTCTCTTGTTTCACCAGGAACGGCTGAACCTCCAGGGCGACAATACAAGTGGGTGTGGAGGAATTCTCGTGGATATTGTACATTGATTGGAACACAGGAGCACCGAATTTAATTTATATGAACAGCATTGGCGTCGAGCTTAGATTAGTCGATGCTTAATTTGAGCAGTAACAAAATAGACATGAGGCaatctctctccccctctctctctctctagcgtAACTAGGGACGacctcaacaaaaaaaaaacatgcccCTGACCTTGATAGATGATGACTTTTTCTTGAAAAGTGCTGGTAGGGTATTTTCGAAGTTACTAAAAtcccaatgttttcctaaacggtaaacagtc is from Miscanthus floridulus cultivar M001 chromosome 7, ASM1932011v1, whole genome shotgun sequence and encodes:
- the LOC136467322 gene encoding uncharacterized protein isoform X2 — its product is MAITFLSRILQTIRGVLDCKRSSIRHCFYWSELLPLPWLCRRPPAFRGRAARHRSTQTAMAHHGSSQDLRRRTVRRPPQPWTSLQPPTEARPAYVFY